One segment of Eschrichtius robustus isolate mEscRob2 chromosome 3, mEscRob2.pri, whole genome shotgun sequence DNA contains the following:
- the RABGAP1L gene encoding rab GTPase-activating protein 1-like isoform X6, protein MIENGSWSMAFQERENRRLQEASMRLEQENDDLAHELVTSKIALRNDLDQAEDKADVLNKELLLTKQRLVETEEEKRKQEEETAQLKEVFRKQLEKAEYEIKKTTAIIAEYKQICSQLSTRLEKQQAASREELEVVKGKMMACKHCSDIFSKEGALKVAAISREDQGIESDDEKDSLKKQLREMELELAQTKLQLVEAKCKIQELEHQRGALMNEIQAAKNSWFSKTLNSIKTATGTQPLQPPQATQPPKEST, encoded by the exons ATGATTGAAAACGGTAGTTGGTCTATGGCTTTTCAGGAG AGGGAGAACCGGAGATTACAAGAGGCCAGCATGAGGTTGGAACAAGAGAATGATGACCTTGCCCATGAACTAGTAACCAGCAAAATTGCTCTGCGGAATGACTTGGATCAG GCAGAAGACAAGGCAGACGTGCTGAATAAGGAGCTCCTCTTGACCAAACAGAGGCTGGTAGAGActgaagaagagaagaggaaacaaGAGGAGGAGACAGCTCAG CTGAAAGAAGTCTTCAGGAAACAGCTAGAGAAGGCAGAATATGAAATAAAGAAGACTACAGCTATCATTGCCGAGTATAAACAG ATCTGTTCCCAGTTGAGTACCAGACTGGAGAAACAGCAAGCAGCCAGCAGGGAGGAGCTGGAAGTGGTAAAG GGTAAAATGATGGCATGTAAACACTGCAGTGACATTTTCAGCAAGGAGGGTGCTTTGAAAGTAGCAGCCATAAGCAGAGAGGACCAGGGAATTGAATCGGATGATGAGAAGGACTCTCTTAAGAAGCAACTGAGGGAGATGGAGCTGGAATTGGCACAAACCAAACTGCAGCTGGTGGAGGCCAAGTGTAAAATCCAG GAACTTGAACATCAGAGGGGAGCCCTTATGAATGAAATCCAAGCTGCAAAAAACTCTTGGTTTAGCAAAACCCTTAACTCTATCAAAACGGCCACGGGAACGCAGCCACTGCAGCCGCCACAGGCCACCCAGCCCCCCAAGGAGAGCACATAG